Proteins from a single region of Amblyomma americanum isolate KBUSLIRL-KWMA chromosome 10, ASM5285725v1, whole genome shotgun sequence:
- the LOC144106188 gene encoding uncharacterized protein LOC144106188: protein MAAEQLKEQEVEVLMEWETDSSGTISAKEEIPIPVSPPMRKKPCHRQLPFDRNQSDREAAVAGLRQGTGNAQATARPSLQARRVAVMTNKGRRREEEHTEHERLTASTTIASRNAAIPVSTVRLFHRYSHQLQRTPGETQ from the exons ATGGCAGCAGAACAACTGAAGGAACAAGAGGTGGAGGTCCTGATGGAGTGGGAAACAGATTCTTCAGGAACCATATCTGCCAAAGAGGAAATACCAATTCCTGTGTCCCCTCCGATGCGAAAGAAGCCTTGCCACAGGCAGCTGCCCTTCGACCGCAACCAGAGTGATCgcgaagctgca GTGGCCGGCCTAAGACAAGGCACTGGAAATGCACAAGCCACTGCAAGACCGTCTCTGCAAGCCAGGAGGGTTGCAGTCATG ACGAACAAAGGACGGAGGCGCGAGGAAGAACACACGGAGCATGAGCGGCTCACCGCCTCAACAACCATCGCAAGCAGGAATGCAGCGATACCTGTGTCCACAGTGCGATTATTCCACAGATATTCACACCAGCTTCAAAGAACACCTGGAGAGACACAGTGA
- the LOC144106187 gene encoding uncharacterized protein LOC144106187, with the protein MAAATIPDAAVSGCPVYWCPLPLQPLIVVCSSVDSSSQAHFCEGLVTTESRCTSPQQEEPQAGRLRHLCSECGYSTSSHSHLKNHKRTHTKERPFQCSHCSKGFAQRGNLTAHLRIHTGEKPYQCIQCGKNFTLKGHLTRHLCIHTGERPYQCHLCPMTFATQATLSTHLRYHKNDKRFKCRFCQKAFMYRMRRECHEKVHLKRSTAS; encoded by the exons ATGGCGGCTGCTACGATTCCGGACGCTGCAG TTTCCGGCTGTCCAGTCTACTGGTGCCCACTTCCCTTGCAGCCGCTCATTGTTGTCTGCTCATCTGTCGACTCAAGTTCACAGGCACATTTCTGTGAAG GCTTGGTCACGACTGAGAGCAGGTGCACCTCACCACAACAAGAGGAACCGCAAGCAGGGAGACTACGGCACCTGTGCTCCGAGTGTGGCTATTCCACATCATCTCACAGCCACTTGAAGAACCACAAGAGGACACACACCAAAGAGCGCCCCTTCCAGTGCAGCCATTGCAGCAAGGGCTTCGCACAAAGGGGCAACCTGACTGCACACCTTCGCATTCACACGGGCGAAAAACCGTACCAGTGCATTCAGTGTGGGAAGAACTTCACTCTGAAGGGTCATCTGACAAGACATCTCTGCATCCACACgggcgagaggccataccagtgccaCTTATGCCCCATGACCTTTGCTACGCAGGCAACCCTAAGCACTCACCTGCGATATCACAAGAATGATAAGCGATTCAAGTGCCGTTTTTGCCAGAAGGCATTTATGTATAGGATGCGTCGGGAATGTCATGAAAAAGTTCACCTGAAGAGATCCACTGCTTCGTGA